One genomic window of Ottowia oryzae includes the following:
- a CDS encoding sulfite exporter TauE/SafE family protein: MQSSLAVTALLMGLAGGPHCIAMCGAACAGIGQAAAPRSALAIGLFQLGRLIGYSALGAFAAATMQGLGWLTVQSAALRPLWTMVHVAAIALGLMLLILARQPVWLDQGARRVWARVRGVMARAGLAAPLGMGVAWALLPCGLLYSAVMVAALAGTAPAGAMVMALFALGSGVTLWLGPWLLLRFGVNGRDAWAMRLAGLALAGTSAWGLWMGLVHNQAPWCAVPPAHQIATV, from the coding sequence ATGCAAAGCTCTCTGGCTGTCACCGCCTTGCTCATGGGTTTGGCGGGCGGCCCGCATTGCATCGCCATGTGCGGCGCGGCCTGCGCCGGCATCGGGCAGGCCGCGGCGCCGCGCAGTGCGCTGGCCATCGGGTTGTTTCAGTTGGGGCGCTTGATCGGCTATTCGGCGCTGGGCGCGTTCGCCGCGGCCACCATGCAGGGCCTGGGCTGGCTGACGGTGCAATCGGCCGCGCTGCGCCCGCTTTGGACCATGGTGCACGTGGCCGCCATCGCGCTGGGCTTGATGCTGCTGATCCTCGCACGCCAGCCCGTCTGGCTGGATCAGGGGGCGCGCCGCGTGTGGGCGCGCGTGCGCGGCGTCATGGCGCGGGCGGGCCTGGCCGCGCCGCTGGGCATGGGCGTGGCGTGGGCCTTGCTGCCCTGCGGCTTGTTGTATTCGGCGGTGATGGTCGCCGCCTTGGCGGGCACCGCGCCCGCCGGCGCCATGGTGATGGCACTGTTTGCCTTGGGCTCGGGCGTCACGCTGTGGCTGGGGCCCTGGCTGCTGCTGCGCTTTGGCGTCAACGGGCGAGATGCGTGGGCGATGCGTCTGGCCGGGCTGGCGCTGGCGGGCACGTCGGCATGGGGCTTGTGGATGGGCCTGGTGCACAACCAGGCGCCCTGGTGTGCGGTGCCGCCCGCGCATCAAATTGCTACAGTTTAA
- a CDS encoding sulfite exporter TauE/SafE family protein, whose product MPFEPLIVVELALLGLGAGFLAGLLGVGGGMVMVPFVSAILAARGVNAGLAVKMAIATSMATIIFTSISSVRAHHKKGAVRWDIVKGLAPGIVLGGLAASLGVFAVLKGSALALVFAAFVGFSATQMFLDKKPAPTRGIPGTPGLLGAGGVIGFLSGLVGAGGGFVSVPFMTWCNVPIHNAVATSAALGFPIAVANVIGYVIAGQGALGLPPYSLGYVWLPGLAVIACCSVLMAPVGAKAAHALPVKKLKRVFAAILYALAAYMLYKGVTAIA is encoded by the coding sequence GTGCCATTCGAACCCCTGATCGTTGTTGAACTGGCGCTGCTGGGCCTGGGCGCGGGCTTTCTGGCCGGCTTGCTGGGCGTGGGCGGCGGCATGGTCATGGTGCCCTTCGTCTCGGCCATCCTGGCGGCGCGTGGGGTCAATGCGGGGCTGGCGGTCAAGATGGCGATCGCCACGTCGATGGCGACCATCATCTTCACCTCGATCAGCAGCGTGCGTGCGCACCACAAGAAAGGCGCGGTGCGCTGGGACATCGTCAAGGGCCTGGCGCCGGGCATCGTGCTGGGCGGCTTGGCGGCCAGCCTGGGGGTGTTTGCGGTGCTCAAGGGGTCGGCCCTGGCGCTGGTGTTTGCCGCGTTCGTCGGGTTTTCGGCCACGCAGATGTTTCTGGACAAGAAGCCCGCCCCCACCCGCGGCATTCCGGGCACGCCGGGGCTGCTGGGCGCCGGCGGGGTGATTGGCTTTCTGTCTGGCCTGGTGGGCGCGGGCGGCGGCTTCGTGAGCGTGCCTTTCATGACCTGGTGCAATGTGCCCATTCACAACGCGGTGGCCACCAGTGCGGCGCTGGGCTTTCCTATCGCCGTGGCCAACGTGATCGGCTACGTGATCGCCGGGCAAGGCGCGCTGGGCCTGCCGCCCTATTCCCTGGGCTACGTGTGGCTACCGGGCCTGGCGGTGATCGCCTGTTGCAGCGTGCTGATGGCACCGGTGGGCGCCAAGGCGGCGCACGCGCTGCCGGTGAAAAAGCTCAAGCGGGTGTTCGCGGCGATTCTGTACGCGCTGGCCGCCTACATGCTCTACAAGGGTGTGACCGCCATCGCGTGA
- a CDS encoding cell division protein ZapA → MKQIEVKIMGQAYLLGAPDGGEARLQAAVQRVDAAMCKIRDGGKIKARDRIAVLAALNMAYELTDAPPANDASAGSAAASAEPQPPALSVAEQATLGALLSRLDKALGDDGRLI, encoded by the coding sequence ATGAAGCAGATCGAAGTGAAGATCATGGGCCAGGCCTACCTGCTGGGCGCGCCCGACGGTGGCGAGGCACGCCTGCAAGCCGCGGTGCAACGCGTGGATGCGGCCATGTGCAAGATCCGCGACGGCGGCAAGATCAAGGCACGCGACCGCATCGCCGTGCTGGCCGCGCTGAACATGGCGTATGAGCTGACCGACGCGCCCCCAGCCAACGACGCGTCCGCCGGCAGCGCCGCAGCCTCTGCCGAACCCCAACCGCCCGCGCTGAGCGTGGCCGAGCAAGCCACGCTGGGCGCCCTGCTCTCGCGCCTGGACAAGGCGTTAGGCGACGACGGCCGGTTGATCTGA
- a CDS encoding DUF904 domain-containing protein, translating to MTTPPLIEQIAERVERLLVRHEELQRTNDLLAQQIQALTQERDSLKSRLHAARARVDALIDRLPTGAGAGVARTQNPHGGSDSPSEGDVA from the coding sequence ATGACGACCCCGCCCCTGATAGAACAGATTGCCGAACGCGTTGAACGCCTGCTCGTACGTCACGAGGAGTTGCAGCGCACCAACGATTTGCTGGCCCAGCAAATCCAGGCGCTGACACAGGAGCGCGATAGCCTCAAATCCCGCCTGCACGCAGCGCGTGCGCGCGTCGATGCGCTGATCGACCGCCTGCCCACCGGGGCCGGCGCTGGCGTGGCCCGCACCCAAAACCCCCACGGCGGCAGCGACAGTCCAAGCGAAGGCGACGTGGCATGA
- a CDS encoding TonB-dependent receptor domain-containing protein yields MIHRLPCFRLAALPLALSCALPVLAQTSAVPSDAVLVAQASAPSLPDTVVTATRVAQPLTDVLADVTLIDREQVERSGAVNVSDLLQRQAGIEMSRNGGPGTTTSLYMRGAETRFTAVYIDGVRVDTQSTGGAPWESINLAQVDRIEIVRGAAAAVYGSDAIAGVIQIFTRKGEGPFTPYVGVGVGNQGTRKAEAGFSGKNGAVDYALGFSHARSTGFNSRPAANPDRDGYRDSGVTGRVGVQLNDAHRLEASGTYSRVKAQYDGFKAGQNDVGDNRLGTLGAAWAAQWTKNYSTRLSVNESRQRYETTPDPYRTETTLRNYLFQNEWRSGAHLVTAALERREDHLTNSPIDQGRHQNAIALGYGFTQGAHTLQVNVRHDRDSEFGGQSTGGVAYGYGFAPGWRVTAAVGTAFRVPTLYQRFSEYGQPALQPEKARNMELGLQWAQGGSRFGVVAYQNKVRNLITFGSAGVCSSSFGCYENTGRAKLRGVTISGAHKFGGVNLGGSLDLQDPKDAKTGKTLGRRAKQLLKLNADTRVGDWTLGAEWQAVGKRWDNAANTNKLAGYGTVNLYATATLAREWTLLARIDNIGDRDYQLARGYATAGRTFYLGLRWTPRF; encoded by the coding sequence ATGATTCACCGTTTGCCCTGTTTCCGGCTGGCAGCCTTGCCGCTGGCTTTGTCCTGCGCGCTGCCCGTGTTGGCCCAGACCTCTGCCGTTCCCTCTGACGCCGTGCTCGTCGCGCAAGCCAGCGCGCCCAGCCTGCCCGACACGGTGGTCACGGCCACCCGCGTCGCGCAGCCCTTGACCGATGTGTTGGCCGATGTCACGCTGATCGACCGCGAGCAGGTTGAACGCAGCGGCGCCGTCAACGTGTCTGACTTGCTGCAACGCCAGGCGGGCATCGAGATGTCGCGCAACGGCGGCCCCGGCACCACCACCAGCCTGTACATGCGCGGCGCCGAAACGCGCTTTACGGCCGTGTACATCGACGGCGTGCGGGTGGACACGCAATCCACCGGCGGCGCGCCGTGGGAATCGATCAACCTGGCGCAGGTGGACCGCATCGAGATCGTGCGCGGCGCTGCGGCGGCGGTGTACGGCTCGGACGCCATTGCGGGCGTCATCCAGATCTTTACGCGCAAGGGCGAAGGCCCGTTCACGCCTTATGTGGGCGTCGGCGTGGGCAACCAGGGCACGCGCAAGGCCGAAGCCGGCTTCAGCGGCAAGAACGGCGCGGTGGACTACGCGCTGGGCTTCAGCCATGCGCGCAGCACCGGCTTCAACAGCCGCCCCGCTGCCAACCCTGACCGCGACGGCTACCGCGACAGCGGCGTCACCGGCCGCGTGGGCGTGCAGCTGAACGACGCGCACCGCCTGGAAGCCAGCGGCACCTACAGCCGCGTGAAGGCGCAGTACGACGGGTTCAAAGCGGGTCAGAACGACGTGGGCGACAACCGCCTGGGCACCCTCGGCGCCGCCTGGGCCGCGCAGTGGACCAAGAACTACAGCACGCGCCTGTCGGTCAACGAGTCGCGCCAGCGCTACGAAACCACGCCCGACCCCTACCGCACCGAAACCACGCTGCGCAACTACCTGTTCCAGAACGAATGGCGCTCGGGCGCCCATCTGGTGACTGCCGCGCTGGAGCGCCGTGAAGACCACCTCACCAACAGCCCCATCGACCAGGGCCGCCACCAGAACGCGATCGCGCTGGGCTACGGCTTCACCCAAGGCGCGCACACGCTGCAGGTCAATGTGCGCCACGACCGCGACAGCGAATTCGGCGGCCAGAGCACCGGCGGCGTGGCCTACGGCTACGGCTTCGCGCCTGGCTGGCGCGTGACGGCCGCGGTGGGCACCGCCTTCCGCGTACCCACGCTGTACCAGCGCTTCAGCGAATACGGCCAGCCCGCGCTGCAGCCCGAAAAAGCCCGCAATATGGAATTGGGCCTGCAATGGGCCCAAGGCGGCAGCCGTTTTGGCGTGGTCGCCTACCAGAACAAGGTGCGCAACCTGATCACCTTTGGGTCCGCCGGCGTATGTTCGTCATCGTTTGGCTGCTATGAAAACACGGGCCGCGCCAAGCTGCGCGGCGTGACGATTTCTGGCGCGCACAAGTTCGGCGGCGTGAACCTGGGCGGCTCGCTGGACCTGCAGGACCCGAAAGACGCCAAGACCGGCAAGACCCTGGGCCGCCGCGCCAAGCAACTGCTCAAGCTGAACGCCGACACCCGCGTGGGCGACTGGACGCTGGGCGCCGAATGGCAGGCCGTGGGCAAGCGCTGGGACAACGCGGCCAACACCAACAAGCTGGCCGGCTACGGCACCGTCAACCTGTACGCCACCGCCACGCTGGCGCGCGAGTGGACGCTGCTGGCGCGCATCGACAACATCGGTGACCGCGACTACCAACTCGCGCGTGGCTACGCCACCGCCGGCCGCACCTTCTACCTGGGCCTGCGCTGGACGCCCCGGTTCTGA
- a CDS encoding bifunctional adenosylcobinamide kinase/adenosylcobinamide-phosphate guanylyltransferase, translating into MKPVVGDFAGGATGRVRRGRAVTATARFARRELILGGQKSGKSRRAEELAADWLAADAGHQAVLIATAEAHDDEMRARILRHQQDRALRVPALRTAHASRDLAAALAALSQADTLVVVDCLTLWLTHWLMPYTAEDAEPNKAPAPDWPAQQAHFFEALAGAAGPVVLVGNEIGLGVIPLGREVRQFVDALGMLNQGVAAACDRVTLMAAGLPLCLKGST; encoded by the coding sequence ATGAAACCTGTAGTGGGCGATTTCGCTGGGGGCGCCACCGGGCGCGTGCGACGGGGGCGCGCCGTGACAGCCACCGCCCGCTTCGCCCGCCGCGAACTCATCCTGGGTGGCCAGAAAAGCGGCAAATCGCGCCGCGCCGAAGAGTTGGCCGCCGATTGGCTGGCGGCCGACGCCGGGCACCAGGCGGTGCTGATCGCCACGGCCGAGGCGCACGACGACGAGATGCGTGCGCGCATTCTTCGCCACCAGCAAGACCGCGCGCTGCGCGTGCCCGCCTTGCGCACCGCGCACGCCTCGCGCGACCTGGCCGCCGCGCTGGCGGCGCTGTCGCAGGCCGATACGCTGGTGGTGGTCGATTGCCTCACACTCTGGCTGACGCATTGGCTGATGCCGTACACCGCCGAAGATGCTGAGCCAAACAAGGCGCCAGCGCCCGACTGGCCTGCGCAGCAAGCTCACTTTTTTGAAGCGCTGGCGGGCGCCGCCGGGCCTGTGGTGCTGGTCGGCAACGAAATCGGGCTGGGCGTGATTCCGCTGGGGCGCGAGGTGCGCCAGTTCGTGGATGCGCTGGGCATGCTGAACCAAGGCGTGGCCGCCGCCTGCGACCGCGTGACGTTGATGGCGGCGGGCCTGCCGCTGTGCTTGAAAGGATCGACATGA
- a CDS encoding ABC transporter substrate-binding protein: MKRWLFACLMACLVCLPAWAYEVTDDTGKTVHFDHPPLRVVSLLPSLTETLCELGACERLVGVDRYSNWPAMVKKLPQVGGGLDPNVEAVVALKPDLVLISVSSRAADRLRGLGLRVLQMEPRTSAQVRQVTTRLATALQLDTAERVLRNLDAGVEAAAQSVPPSLRGQRVYFEAAGGPHAAGPQSFIGEMLARLGLANIIGPELGPFPRINPELVVRADPDLIMVGARSVRELVARPGWNQLRALREQRMCVFSPDEVDILVRPGPRMAEAARLMARCAVEKGLRGPREGAR, from the coding sequence ATGAAGCGCTGGCTGTTCGCCTGCCTGATGGCTTGCCTGGTCTGCCTACCCGCCTGGGCCTACGAGGTGACCGACGACACCGGCAAGACGGTGCATTTCGACCACCCGCCGCTGCGCGTGGTGTCGCTGCTGCCCTCGCTGACCGAAACGCTGTGCGAGCTGGGCGCGTGCGAGCGCCTGGTGGGGGTGGACCGCTATTCCAACTGGCCCGCCATGGTCAAGAAGCTGCCGCAGGTGGGCGGCGGGCTGGACCCGAATGTGGAGGCGGTCGTCGCCCTCAAGCCCGATCTGGTGCTGATTTCAGTGTCCAGCCGCGCTGCGGACCGGCTGCGCGGCCTGGGCCTGCGCGTGCTGCAGATGGAGCCGCGCACCTCCGCCCAGGTGCGCCAGGTCACCACGCGGCTGGCCACGGCGCTGCAGCTGGACACAGCCGAGCGCGTGCTGCGCAACCTGGACGCGGGCGTCGAAGCGGCGGCGCAATCGGTGCCGCCCAGCCTGCGCGGCCAGCGCGTGTACTTTGAAGCCGCCGGTGGCCCCCACGCGGCGGGGCCGCAGTCGTTCATCGGCGAGATGCTGGCCCGGCTGGGCCTGGCCAACATCATCGGGCCAGAGCTGGGGCCGTTTCCGCGCATCAACCCCGAACTGGTGGTGCGCGCCGACCCAGATCTGATCATGGTGGGCGCCCGCAGCGTGCGCGAGCTGGTCGCCCGCCCGGGCTGGAACCAGCTGCGCGCCTTGCGCGAGCAGCGCATGTGCGTCTTCTCGCCCGACGAGGTGGACATATTGGTGCGCCCCGGCCCGCGCATGGCCGAGGCCGCCCGCCTGATGGCCCGCTGCGCGGTGGAAAAGGGCTTGCGTGGCCCGCGCGAGGGGGCGCGTTGA
- a CDS encoding FecCD family ABC transporter permease, with amino-acid sequence MSAVPGRPNQAAAEGHAQRLRRRWLGPALVVLSALAIALGASVGSTGLDALWRAAQDPVAWQIVMDIRLPRTLGAWLTGALLGLSGAVAQGVFRNPLADPFLLGSASGAVLGVALLLALMGAPVSSASWLLKMGMTGAAFLGALGGVLLTLLLAQGVQQTLRLLLAGVVVGYVLGAVKDLVTLAVPDVLSSMLGFVLGNTSLLGWNACALLALVLVPLLLVAAASARVLDGLSLGEATAQSLGLPLAPLRAVLVAVLALGTGAAVAQAGLIGFVGLAAPHLVRSLVRVTHGPLLLLSALAGGLLLSVADIIARVVIAPQELPVGVLTAVLGGTYLLWLMYRRTRAGQS; translated from the coding sequence ATGAGCGCCGTGCCTGGCCGCCCCAACCAAGCCGCTGCCGAAGGCCACGCGCAGCGGCTGCGCCGCCGCTGGCTGGGGCCGGCGCTGGTGGTGCTGTCGGCACTGGCCATCGCGCTGGGCGCCAGCGTGGGCAGCACCGGGCTGGATGCGCTGTGGCGCGCCGCGCAAGACCCGGTGGCGTGGCAGATCGTGATGGACATCCGCCTGCCGCGCACCTTGGGCGCCTGGCTGACGGGCGCGCTGCTGGGCCTGTCGGGCGCGGTGGCGCAGGGCGTGTTCCGCAACCCGCTGGCCGATCCGTTTCTGCTGGGCAGCGCCTCGGGCGCGGTGCTGGGCGTGGCGCTGCTGTTGGCGCTGATGGGCGCGCCGGTGTCATCGGCCAGCTGGCTGCTCAAGATGGGCATGACCGGCGCGGCTTTCCTGGGCGCGCTGGGCGGCGTGCTGCTCACGCTGCTGCTGGCGCAAGGCGTGCAGCAAACGCTGCGCCTGCTGCTGGCGGGCGTGGTGGTGGGCTATGTGCTGGGGGCGGTGAAAGACCTGGTCACCCTGGCGGTGCCGGACGTGCTCAGCAGCATGCTGGGCTTTGTGCTGGGCAACACCAGCTTGCTGGGCTGGAACGCCTGCGCCTTGCTGGCGCTGGTGCTGGTGCCCCTGCTGCTGGTGGCCGCTGCATCGGCCCGCGTGCTGGACGGCCTGAGCCTGGGCGAAGCCACCGCGCAAAGCCTGGGCCTGCCGCTGGCGCCGCTGCGCGCCGTGCTGGTGGCCGTGCTGGCCCTGGGCACCGGGGCGGCGGTGGCGCAGGCGGGGCTGATCGGCTTCGTCGGCCTGGCGGCGCCGCACCTGGTGCGCAGCCTGGTGCGCGTTACACACGGGCCGCTGCTGCTGCTGTCGGCGCTGGCCGGTGGCTTGCTGCTGTCGGTGGCCGACATCATTGCGCGCGTGGTCATCGCTCCGCAAGAGCTGCCGGTGGGCGTGCTGACCGCCGTGCTGGGCGGCACCTACCTGCTGTGGCTGATGTACCGCCGCACGCGCGCGGGGCAATCATGA
- a CDS encoding ABC transporter ATP-binding protein: MTLPAAKNIAVGAQSAGTSIGNHPVLGPLALVLPAGRWTAIVGPNGAGKSTLLRVLAGLLHTQGPVTLAGWPLGQWPARERARQLAWLGQTEAGAEDLRAYDVALLGRLPHRAWLAPPSAADHAATRAALEATQVWPLRDRRLGALSGGERQRVLLARLLAVQAPIWLMDEPLAHLDPPHQADWLGVVRAHVAAGGTVVSVLHELGMALQADDLLIVKDGAIAHHGACASADTHRALQAAFDERVSVHQVGDQWVALPEATPRPPARAR, from the coding sequence ATGACCTTGCCTGCTGCGAAAAACATAGCTGTTGGCGCTCAATCAGCGGGCACCAGCATCGGAAATCACCCCGTATTGGGGCCCTTGGCGCTGGTGCTGCCCGCGGGCCGCTGGACGGCCATCGTCGGGCCCAACGGCGCGGGCAAATCCACCTTGCTTCGCGTGTTGGCCGGCCTGCTGCACACGCAGGGGCCCGTCACGCTGGCCGGGTGGCCGCTGGGGCAATGGCCGGCGCGCGAACGTGCCCGCCAGCTGGCCTGGCTGGGCCAGACCGAGGCCGGTGCCGAAGACCTGCGCGCCTACGACGTGGCGCTGCTGGGGCGGCTGCCGCACCGCGCCTGGCTGGCGCCGCCTTCCGCCGCCGACCACGCCGCCACCCGCGCCGCGCTGGAGGCCACGCAGGTCTGGCCCTTGCGCGATCGGCGCCTGGGCGCCTTGTCGGGCGGCGAACGCCAGCGCGTGCTGCTGGCGCGCCTGCTGGCCGTGCAGGCGCCCATCTGGCTGATGGACGAACCCCTGGCGCACCTCGATCCGCCCCACCAGGCCGACTGGCTGGGCGTGGTGCGCGCCCACGTGGCTGCGGGCGGCACCGTGGTCAGCGTGCTGCATGAGCTGGGCATGGCCCTGCAGGCCGACGACTTGCTGATCGTGAAAGACGGCGCCATCGCGCACCACGGCGCCTGCGCCAGCGCAGACACCCACCGCGCGCTGCAGGCGGCGTTTGACGAGCGCGTCAGCGTGCACCAGGTGGGCGACCAATGGGTCGCGCTGCCCGAGGCGACGCCGCGGCCGCCCGCCCGGGCACGCTGA
- the cobO gene encoding cob(I)yrinic acid a,c-diamide adenosyltransferase, which produces MQIENAPTERTTPKPEGERRGLVIVHTGDGKGKSTAAFGLALRAHGRGKSVKIYQFMKVPSARFGEHRMFEQLGIPIEGLGDGFSWKSKDLDHSAQLARDGWEKAKASILSGEHFMVTLDEITYPLIYGWLPLDDVLNTLRTRPKDVHVVLTGRRCPPELIELADTVTEMTLIKHAFKAGVPAQRGIED; this is translated from the coding sequence ATGCAGATCGAAAACGCCCCCACTGAACGCACCACACCCAAGCCCGAGGGCGAGCGGCGCGGCCTCGTCATCGTGCACACCGGCGATGGCAAGGGCAAGAGCACCGCCGCCTTCGGGCTGGCCCTGCGCGCGCACGGGCGCGGCAAGTCGGTGAAGATCTACCAATTCATGAAGGTGCCCAGCGCGCGCTTTGGTGAACACCGCATGTTCGAGCAGCTGGGCATTCCCATCGAAGGCTTGGGCGATGGCTTCAGCTGGAAGAGCAAAGACCTGGACCACTCCGCGCAGCTGGCGCGCGACGGCTGGGAAAAGGCCAAGGCCAGCATTCTGTCGGGCGAGCATTTCATGGTGACGCTGGACGAAATCACCTACCCGCTGATCTACGGCTGGCTGCCGCTGGACGACGTGCTGAACACCTTGCGCACGCGCCCGAAGGACGTGCACGTGGTGCTGACCGGCCGCCGCTGCCCGCCGGAATTGATCGAGCTGGCCGACACCGTGACCGAGATGACGCTGATCAAGCACGCCTTCAAGGCCGGTGTGCCCGCGCAGCGCGGCATCGAAGACTGA
- a CDS encoding methylated-DNA--[protein]-cysteine S-methyltransferase, which yields MPLIEHRYASPLGEMLAIASPAGLCLLEFVGQGGVAREQAQVQAARGGAPARPGANALTEQLGRELAEYFAGQRQRFDVPLDLVGTPFQLRVWQALLAIPYGHTCSYGQQAQRIGQPTATRAVAAANGQNKVSVIVPCHRVIGSNGTLTGYGGGLPRKQWLLSLESGERPLI from the coding sequence ATGCCCTTGATTGAACACCGCTACGCCAGCCCCTTGGGCGAAATGCTGGCCATTGCCTCGCCCGCCGGCTTGTGTCTGCTGGAATTCGTGGGGCAGGGCGGCGTGGCGCGCGAGCAGGCGCAGGTGCAAGCCGCGCGCGGCGGGGCGCCTGCCCGCCCCGGTGCCAACGCGTTGACCGAGCAGCTGGGGCGCGAGCTGGCCGAGTATTTCGCCGGCCAGCGCCAGCGCTTCGACGTGCCGCTGGACCTGGTTGGCACGCCGTTTCAGCTGCGTGTGTGGCAGGCGCTGCTGGCCATTCCCTACGGCCACACCTGCAGCTACGGCCAGCAGGCGCAGCGCATCGGCCAGCCCACGGCCACGCGGGCGGTGGCGGCCGCCAATGGGCAGAACAAGGTGTCGGTCATCGTGCCTTGCCACCGCGTGATCGGCAGCAACGGCACACTGACGGGCTACGGCGGCGGACTGCCGCGCAAGCAATGGCTGCTGTCGCTGGAAAGCGGCGAGCGCCCTCTGATCTGA
- the bioB gene encoding biotin synthase BioB, whose protein sequence is MEHPITLHPRRPVAPSAAPAAAGAERWSVDAIEALLNLPFNDLMWQAQQVHRQHFDPNEVELATLLSVKTGGCPEDCGYCPQSVHYDTGVKAEKLMASGEVRAAAEAARHAGATRFCMGAAWRAPKDRDIDAVAELVRTVKDVGLEACVTLGMLADGQVERLRDAGLDYYNHNLDCAPDFYGEVISTRDYQDRLDTLERVRGAGVKVCSGGIVGMGESRRHRAGLIAQLANLPEYPESVPINHLVKVEGTPLAQQPDLDPFEWVRVIAAARITMPTARVRLSAGRQQQGDAVQALAFLAGANSVFYGDKLLVTGNPDVAADRALFDRLGMSSRAGVPGMGV, encoded by the coding sequence CTGGAGCACCCCATCACCCTTCATCCGCGCCGCCCCGTAGCGCCTTCAGCCGCGCCTGCGGCGGCGGGCGCCGAGCGCTGGAGCGTGGATGCGATCGAGGCGCTGCTCAACCTGCCCTTCAACGACTTGATGTGGCAGGCGCAGCAGGTGCATCGCCAGCACTTCGACCCCAACGAGGTGGAATTGGCCACGCTGCTGTCGGTCAAGACCGGCGGCTGCCCGGAAGACTGCGGCTACTGCCCGCAATCGGTGCATTACGACACCGGCGTGAAGGCTGAGAAGCTGATGGCCAGCGGTGAAGTGCGCGCCGCGGCCGAGGCGGCGCGCCATGCGGGCGCCACGCGCTTTTGCATGGGCGCCGCCTGGCGCGCACCGAAAGACCGCGACATCGACGCCGTGGCCGAGCTGGTGCGCACGGTGAAAGACGTGGGCCTGGAAGCCTGCGTCACCCTGGGCATGCTGGCCGACGGCCAGGTAGAGCGCCTGCGCGACGCGGGGCTGGACTACTACAACCACAACCTCGACTGCGCACCGGATTTCTACGGCGAGGTGATCAGCACGCGCGACTACCAAGACCGGCTGGACACGCTGGAGCGCGTGCGCGGCGCGGGGGTCAAGGTGTGCTCGGGCGGCATCGTCGGCATGGGCGAAAGCCGCCGCCACCGCGCAGGGCTGATCGCCCAGCTGGCCAACCTGCCGGAATACCCCGAAAGCGTGCCCATCAACCACCTCGTCAAGGTGGAGGGCACGCCGCTGGCCCAGCAGCCCGATCTGGATCCCTTTGAATGGGTGCGCGTGATTGCTGCCGCCCGCATCACCATGCCCACCGCCCGCGTTCGCCTGTCGGCCGGCCGCCAGCAGCAGGGCGACGCAGTGCAGGCGCTGGCGTTCCTGGCGGGCGCCAACTCGGTCTTTTACGGTGACAAGCTGTTGGTCACCGGCAACCCCGACGTGGCCGCCGACCGCGCGCTGTTTGACCGCCTGGGCATGAGCAGCCGCGCGGGTGTTCCGGGCATGGGCGTTTGA